The sequence GCCCGCCGCAGCCCCGCCCCCTGAAGGTCCGCCAATCACTGTGTGTATGGGGCAGGagtgggtggggcctgagagatTCGAAAGGAGCCCCGCCCCCTGAAGGCCGATTCCCGGGACCAGGTTGTGTGAGGAAAACCTCTTCTGCGGAAGATAAGGCGGCTCGGGAAGTGGAAACTGAGGGCGGGCTAGAGGTGCGGTGTGAGTGTGGTGCCAGGGGAGTGGAAAGATGGCTTGGGGAGAGGAAGAGCCCTGAGGATCGTGGCGGGGAGGAAGATGGAGCGAGCAGACCGCCCCCCGCTGAGAGTCCTGGCTGCAGGGAGCGGGGCGGGAGGgcaatggggggaggggaggtctcCGCGCCTTTCCCGGAGAAGACTGGGCCAGTCACTGGGGCAGGTGCAGTAGCGCTTGCTTTGCCTTCGTCATGACCCCTGCCCCTAGCTTGCACCCCGAGTCTAGCTGGAGCCTTGGGCAGGATGGATACCTGAGGAAAGGTACGGTTTCTCTCCAGGTCTAAGCTGATTCTTGTTCCTGCTGGCTGGACATGGAGGATTTGGAGGAAGGTAAGGAACCTCTGGAGGGAAGAATGAGGCCCAGCCGTTGCGAGCCACATCAGGGACCCGGGACTGACATTCATTCTTCCCCTTCAGATGTAAAGTTTATTGTGGATGAGACCTTGGACTTCGGAGGGCTGTCACCCTCTGACAGGTACCAGCCTCTTTATCCCACTTATTTTCCATGAACACCACCTTTTGGCCTCTGACCCCTTACTGCTGAATTCTTGACCTCTGGGGCCTGGGTTGGTATTTTAGCAAGGTTTGGTGAACTCTGGCTGCTGGGTGTCTGGCTGAGTCGGACCTCTATGACACTGTTGTGGAGGCAAAGAAGGGAGAAGCTGGAGTTAGATTTCTGGGTGTGTTGAGAAGCAGGGTAAGTGGATTTGCTGCATCTCCATCCTGCCATCATTTGTGATGTCAGTAAATGCTAAACACCTGTTAGGCCTCATAGAACCAGGTATTTCTTTACCAAGAAGCCAGAGCTCACAGCCAGCATGGGCATCAGGTCCCTGGCTCTGTTGTGGGGGTTTTGCCAGGGTCCCCTGCATAGTCTCCCGTTCTCTTTTGTATGGGCATGGTGCCTGGCTTGTTTTCTGTCTCAGTCGTGAGGAGGAAGACACAGCAGTGTCGGTGAGTCCAGAGAAACCACTCCGACGGGGCCTCTCCCACCGAAGTGACCCAAATGCAGtggcccctgcctcccagggTATGAGGCTCAGCTTAGGCCCCCTCAGCCCAGAGAAGCTGGAGGAGATCCTCGATGAGGCCAACCGGCTGGCTGCTCAGCTGGAGCAGTGTGCCCTGCAGGAGCGGGAGAGCGCAGGTGAGGACCCAGCCCCTCGCCGCCAAGCGAAGCCCAGCCCTCGGCGGGAGACCTTTGTACTGAAGGACAGCCCTGTCCGAGATCTGCTGCCCACTGTGAACTCTTTGGCTCGGAGCAACCCCTCCCCAAGCAGCCTGACACCTCGACTCCGGAGCAGCGATAGGAAGGGGTCTGTCAGGGCTCTGCGGACAGCGTCTGGAAAAAGGCCCTCCAGCATGAAGAGGGTGAGTTTAGAGGGTTGAGTGGAATGTGTGCCCCCAGACACAGTGCGTGACATGGTACAGACAGAGACTGGTTTCCACACTGGTAAAATGGGGGTAGTAATTCTGCCTCCAGAATTGTTAGGATTAAGTGAGAACCATAAGCAAGGCACTTACCATGGTGCCTGTGTACAAACTCCATAATGTCTATactaagctctcaataaatggtatCGGTGGTAGTGACGTGGTGATGATGTTGTTGGCGGCTAACTTCTGCCCTTCATCACCAGAATCTAGACAACTCTCCACCTCTATTCTTTAACCCCTTAAGACGCAGAACAGATAACTTTTTCCACTCtagtcctttttttctctctccttgtgtTTCAGGAGTCACCCACTTGCAATCTGTTCCTTGCGTCCAAAAGCCCAGCATCTTCTCCTCTTGCCCGACCAACTCCTCCAATCTGGAAGAAAGCTGGGCCCAGTGGGAGAGCAGCAGCAAGTGAGAAGACCTGGGAATCCAAGCTGCAGGGAGTGAGAGTAGGGAGGGTGTGGGACTGACCCTGAAATTCCTCCACTTCTCTCCGCCAGGCCCACCTACTCCTGTCAGACCCGTCCTGGCCCCACAGCCTTCTACCAGCAACTCTGAACGTCTGCCCCGGCCAAAGGGAGCAGCTGCTAAATCTTCCAGTCAACTACTTCCCTCAGCCATCCCTAGGCCCGCTGGCCGAATGCCACTTACCAGCCGGAGTGTACCACCCAGCAAAGGTGCCCTGCCTTCAGACTCTCTGTCAACTCGGAAAGGGCTTCCAAGACCAAGTGCTGCAGGGCAGAGAGGTGAGAAAAAGTGGACATACGGGCAGTAAGTCAGGAGCAAGAATACCTGCCGTTGTTATAGCCTGACCTCACCCCCCTAAAGCTGGCAACAGTGACCACTTTTGCCATCTTTGTTACCGTTCTATTGGAAGATGGGAGACTGAGTTAGGGAGAGAGTATGGGGCTGAGCAGAGAGTCTGAGGCTTGATTTCCAACTACCTCATGGTGGGGGGAGGCCACTAATCCCAAACTCACTCTGCCTTCATCCAGTATTTCTTTTTGAGAAGGTCAGTGGAACTTTCTGCTAACTCATTTCTTTTGTTAACCCCCATTAAGTTCCTGTTTCCCAGCGACCAAATCTTCCTGTCACGGGTGCTACTCGAAGCAGTCTGCAGCCCCCCAGGAAGGTTGCAGTCCCAGGACCTACCAGGTAAGACTGGTCCCCCACCATCTGGGCTTCCAAGCTGTTGTGCACATCAGCCCTGACTTCTGTGTGGAAAGATGGGGATGAGGAGGGGAGTAGGGTCCCATTTCTTCACCACCCTGAAGAGCTTGAACTCAGCTGGGTAAGAAATGGGCTTGAGGAAAAGGGCAATTTAAAGTAGTTCCTACTTCTGTCTCTTTAGGTAAAGAGATCAGGACAGCAAGCAAGAATTCAGTAGCAAACCACTACAGTCACTGCCTGGACTCGCCTCGACCCAGCAGGCCCTGCCTCCAGCAAATTCTGGCCTGAGGACAGGAGGGAGAGATGCTGCCAGAGCTGGTCCCCCAGGAGTAGAGACCCTGGGAGTTGGGGTGGATTAGGGTTGAGCGGGAGAAGACTTAAACTCTCTGGGTTGAAAGAAGATTAGGGAAAAAGAGGTCACCTTCCAGCAGGGAAATTAGCAAACAGAGAATGAGAAATGCAGGCCAGTGGCTTGTCCTCATCCACCCCTACTTTTGTGGCCAAGCCCCAGAGAGTTTGATCTTCTTCCCAGGCATTGGTTCACTGGACATTTACATGTGAATGGCCTCTGTGGCTAACCTCCCTGCTCTCTGAGGAGCCCTCTTCCTGAATCATCCTCTACACTGGACTCAGGCCTGTTTAGAGAGGCGGAAACAGGCATTTGGTCTCCAGAACTTGTTTTCTGTGAATTCTGTGACCCCTAAAAGGCCAGTTTGTGATAAGCTTACTCCATCAGtcttcctttttctaaaataaaatgaatgtatttttatattctctgtatatctgaaagtattaatagatccTGCTCCAATTTCTAACAAATTTGGAGTAAATCTCTGTGTGATTCCGTGAGGGAGCCAGGATGGGCCTCCCACGCAGGGGCCTGAGTAGTCCCTAGGACCTTGAGATTCCAGCTCAGCAGGCTGTGACTACCTACCTTGTTGGCATTAGGTGAGGACAGGCTGCCTTTCCCAGGATTCACATGTTATTAGAAGGTCCAGATCAAAGTTAAGAATGTCTTAGTTCACAGTGTGTGAAGCTGTTAAGCCGGGATCTAGGTAAATTATTTATATCCTAAACTTCCTTTTCTGGCAAGAGAATGGAGCCTCCTAGGAACTCACCAGCTTTTTGTCTGTTATACTGTGGGATGAGGAAGCCCTTTGGTGGTGTTCAGCTTCCCTGATTGCCTCATCCAGAAGATGCTGGCATACCTTGTCACACTCTACCTTACATCATCAGAGTTGTCTGTGTTTGTATTCTCTTATC is a genomic window of Eulemur rufifrons isolate Redbay chromosome 8, OSU_ERuf_1, whole genome shotgun sequence containing:
- the PSRC1 gene encoding LOW QUALITY PROTEIN: proline/serine-rich coiled-coil protein 1 (The sequence of the model RefSeq protein was modified relative to this genomic sequence to represent the inferred CDS: deleted 1 base in 1 codon); this translates as MEDLEEDVKFIVDETLDFGGLSPSDSREEEDTAVSVSPEKPLRRGLSHRSDPNAVAPASQGMRLSLGPLSPEKLEEILDEANRLAAQLEQCALQERESAGEDPAPRRQAKPSPRRETFVLKDSPVRDLLPTVNSLARSNPSPSSLTPRLRSSDRKGSVRALRTASGKRPSSMKRESPTCNLFLASKSPASSPLARPTPPIWKKAGPSGRAAASEKTWESKLQGVRARWPNATYQPECTTQQRCPAFRLSVNSERASKTKCCRAEGEKKWTYGSCFPATKSSCHGCYSKQSAAPQEGCSPRTYQVKRSGQQARIQ